Proteins from a single region of Acanthochromis polyacanthus isolate Apoly-LR-REF ecotype Palm Island chromosome 11, KAUST_Apoly_ChrSc, whole genome shotgun sequence:
- the lypla2 gene encoding acyl-protein thioesterase 2, producing MCGNNMSVPLLAEAVTVSGTEKETAAVIFLHGLGDSGHGWADTLTAIQLRHVKFICPHAPPIPVTLNMKSMMPAWFDLMGLSPDSPEDESGIKKAAENIKAIIEHEAKNGIPPNRIMLGGFSQGGALSLYTALTCQHQLAGVVALSCWLPLHRSFPSVSSGNKNLPILQCHGEMDVMIPVQFGAMTAEKLKNIVNPQMITFKTYPGLSHSSCPQEMAAVKEFIEQHLPRI from the exons ATGTGTGGCAACAACATGTCTGTGCCGCTGCTCGCCGAGGCCGTGACGGTGTCTGGGACGGAGAAGGAGACCGCGGCG GTGATCTTCCTTCATGGTTTGGGAGACTCAGG gCACGGGTGGGCAGACACTTTGACGGCGATCCAGCTGCGTCACGTCAAGTTTATCTGCCCCCACGC GCCTCCGATCCCCGTCACTCTCAACATGAAGTCCATGATGCCCGCGTG GTTCGACCTCATGGGTCTGAGCCCCGACTCCCCAGAGGACGAGTCTGGAATCAAGAAGGCAGCAGAAAACA TCAAGGCCATAATCGAACACGAGGCCAAAAACGGGATCCCTCCAAACCGCATAATGCTCGGTGGCTTCTCTCAG GGTGGAGCCTTGTCCTTGTACACCGCCTTGACCTGCCAGCACCAGTTGGCCGGTGTTGTGGCCCTCAGCTGCTGGCTTCCACTTCACAGGAGTTTCCCATCG GTGTCGAGCGGCAACAAGAACCTCCCCATCCTGCAGTGCCACGGCGAGATGGACGTCATGATCCCGGTGCAGTTTGGTGCCATGACGgcagaaaaactcaaaaacatagtCAACCCTCAGATGATCACCTTCAAAACCTACCCAGGGCTCTCTCACTCCTCCTGTCCCCAG GAGATGGCGGCTGTAAAGGAATTTATTGAGCAGCATTTGCCCCGGATCTGA